The DNA window caaaaacggaaaaacaaaatacccgcacaaagacgagaaatcaaaatacaccacagaaatatgggaaatcaaaacaaacgatgacccacgaaataaaaaaaaaacaaaaagaaaattcacaAACATCTAATAACATTTGATTCTATGTCATTCaagtttttttaatcaatttacaattttatttgGATTAGTTTGTAAATGAACACTCATAACTTATATGCTTAGGATATAGCAAATATAGATTTTTATGTTTACCAATAtaatatcaattttttatttatgatattAATCGAGTGGTATCATTCATAgggtttgaatttattatcaatacaaCCTTCActacaattaattaaattaaataatataacgACTGAAATCTAATTTTTTATACAATAAGTTTAATAAATGTATCATAAAAagatctttaaaatattttgtaaaataaatattactattTCAGAGAAATCATAATACATTATATTTTACAATCTAGCAAGTATATAGATTTTTATTCTTaccaatataatataaattttttatttatgatattAATCGAGTGGTATCATTCATTTGAACATTCAAgggtttgaatttattatcaatacaaTCTTCActacatttaattaaatataacaaatgcttgaaatctatttttttatattaaaaatttaacaaATGTATCATAAAAAGATCTTTAGAATATtgtgtaaaataaatatttctatttAGAAATCATGATAGAATCTAGCAAGTATATGGTTAACtcagttaattttttttaaagctttATATCTAACCTACCAACTAACTAATTGAACGAGGTCAATTTCACCGTTGACTTGTAAGGCCCCATTTAAAGGCAGAGATGGACAAGCCCAACACATGAATTATTAATATTTAGCAAATCTATGAAACTTTGAGAGGTTCACCCCTCTATGTACTTAAGCTTTCACCAGTATACCAACCAGAAATTTAAAAAGCTCACTAGCAATAATGAAGGACGGATTTTCCTACTTCATGGCTGtggaaaagaatgaacttgtgtAACTTTGCAAACATAAAGGATCAAACACTAATATATTTTCACCAAAATAGAATCATCATTCAAGAGATATACAACAtctttaatatttgtttaatctGCATATTGCACTCTTGCTATTTGAAAAGCTAGAGTGAAATGAAATAATCCAACTAGTAAACATGATTAATTACATTCAAAGCTAAGGACTCTTGTCACTATCACCAAAAAATTGGAAGGACCCTTCAATCTGTCAAACAATTATACTGAAGTCAGCTTTGGTTACCAATCTCTCCTAGAGGAAATGTACTTATTGACCTCGTCTTTCTGCTCGGCTCCATAAGCAGACCATTTTTCATCAACTTTGACATCATCTTCACCTTCGATCTTGCTATCTGAATGTTGCTAACCGTTAGTAAACTTGCTAGAGGCTAAATCTTAATGGTATCCTTTGGAAAAAACTAAGCGAAATTGTTTCAGAAATTACCTTGTAACAAGAAAACATATTCATCTTCGCAGCTTTTTAATTTCCAGAATGACTTGCCACTGTTATCCCTGTACTGATGTTCAATTCTCACTGCATCACAACATTGGTTCCCTGCAatgttataagaaaaataaaaaatgtcaaccGTTGCAATAGCAGAACATTGAATTCTTCGAAAATAACGTGTAACCATGTATtcacatattttctaaatttgtgTTTCTTTGTTTAACCAAATTAAATCTAACTTGGATGTTAAAAAGGAAGCAGCAGTAATATGCAATAATCGTATTTTGTATACGAAATTGGCAAATTTAAACCAAGTGAATTTAAATGAATTATGAGATTTTTtctataaatgattttttttatcataccAGTAACAATACAATTGGTAGATTGCACCATGACACCGTCAAATACAAAGTTCCCTCTATAATAGCATGCATCACACAAATACTATACCCAGAAGCAGTGTAGTCAAGATTGAGTGTTGGATCATAAGATCTTATGTGCCAAGGATGTCTGAGATCTTACGTGCTAAGGAAGTCTGAGAGTGCTACAATcaactcataaacatcacaaCATACCTTTAGGAACTGTGCCCTTTGCCTCAATCAACTCATCATGAGCTTTAGCAGCTTCACTTTTTATTGTTGCAAGAAGAGCATCATGTTCTGAAACTGATAGGTTAGCTCCATTTGATACAGCGGCTTTTGCTATCTCGTCTTGCAGCTTTTGCTTAAGACTTTTTTCCTACAGATAACATgtacacaaaaacatcaacaccAATTGACGGTTTGCATTATTAGCACCAATCATGAAACAAAAAACAAAGCACCCCGTGTCATCTTACCTTTCCCTTAGCTTCAGCAACCTTGGATTTTGCTGCTTTTTTTTCTTCAGCAaatctttcattttcatcatCGATATGACTCCTTAGCTTCCTGAACATATAAAAGCAAGTAACAAAACACACCACTTTAAACAAGATATGGACTATTATTAAGAAGACGGGAAGAACGAAAAAGAAGTAAAAggaataaagataagaaaacaaCAAAGTAACAAGAAAATTCTCAGAACAATATCTTGTTTAAACTTGAAATACTTACGTTGTGCCCAGAGCTTCATCACAGATAAAATTCAGAAGGATAAGCTTTTTCGACAAGTCCAAATCATAATATCCACTAATTCCTTTACTAAGCCAATCCAAAGGAATTTCTTTTAGCACAAGATCAGACTCAGTAATCAATTCCACAAGAACTTTCAACCATGAATTTTTTCCACCGCTAGCAGTCAAGGACGAAGACCTAATAAAAGCAATCCAAAAATAACAGTTTATTCCAAGCataatatagaaaataaatttctttcaccttcaaaaatgaaataaaaaaagtaaaatgagATAACTCACTCCATTTCTGAATCAGATACTATAAAAGTCAATAGTTTGATTTGAAAGTCAACAACTAAGGTATTTTGTCCACGTCGCAAATTTTGCTTGCGTATCAGTGCTCTTAAAACAGCTTCCGCCTCTCCTTTCTTGATATCAAGAGCCTGATTATACAAGGGAACAAATGTAAGGAAACTTGATGAAGCAATTATAATAACACCATTATGGCTAGAGAACTTGATTCAATTTAAAGGAATAAATCAGTTAATTGAcaattgcaatttaaatttaaagaTTGATTTATGGATTACATGATAATAATAAAATGGTAAGCAGTCTCAATTCTATATAATGACTATTATTAATTTGAACTTAGACTCCAATATCAAGAGGTTAAGTAAGACCACGACTAAATCAAATGAAACCtaagataaaacaaaaaatacTTGCTGATTGAACTAACAATCTATGATTTGTAACCATCAGTAGCAATAAAACAAAAGTGATTTGCAATTAATCAAACAAAGATTTAAGATAAAATTGAACATTTGAACAACAAACTGAATTCTAATATTCATAATAAAAGCATACCTTTCCAAACACTCTGCAGAATTCTAAAAACTGCAATGCATTCCCAACATCTTCTGGTGCAAGATCAATGTCTAATATTTTTGTAATTTCAGTGCCAATGGGTAAAGGAATCTCTTCCTTAAGTTTTTCTGCAAGCAAAATGATAGCCTGTGTTTGAGACTTGACACCAACATTGTTATTACCACCTATCACTACAGAGTCTTGGCAGTTTTCTCATGCAATAGGTTAATAATTACGGAAAAATAATTTGCAGGATCATAAATCTTACCATGAGCCTCCTCAACTTTTGTTTCCAGTTTATTATCTGCACTTCTTTTCACTTCACCGTCTGAAACTCCATTACACAGTTTAggcttttttgattttttgttctGGCAAACATCATTAACACTGCTGCCATTAGATATTTCCTTTAAGTTTTCTCGCTTCACTTTTTTGCTTTTCTTATGACCGACCTTTAAAGCATCATTTCCACCTAAGGTGTTTTCCTTCCCATGTTCCCCTGATAGACCCAATACAAGCTCCTATGGTATATAACAAATATGAAAACCAAGCATAATAATTACactgaaaatcaacacaattttgCTACCGCCGTCATTAGTTTAAATTGCATACATGAAGAGGAAACTTATTAACCATCAAACAAAGATAACTTACATGTCAACTAcagaaaaatggaaagaaaatcaACACACCTTTTTCAAAGTAGCTTCCTTTTCAGGCAAAACAGCAGCACTGTTCAATTCCAAACCTTCGGAAGCCTTCTTGCTAAGCATATCTGATACGGAGTTAAAACCGGATTTCTTGGCTTTATGAACTAGCATACCAGTTGGATCTTGACCATGTTGTTTCCTACAGGGTCACTCTTATTTCAAAACTAACACGTAAAATGGTACAAAATGAAAACCACAAGACGAAACAAAAAACACATATTCAAACCACGACTTACCTGCAAAGACTGCAGTTACAAATGCCTCTGCACTTAGGACACATCCAATCATTCAATAATGCAACCTCTTCTGCCTTTTCCCCATATCTTAGTTCAACACAGA is part of the Vicia villosa cultivar HV-30 ecotype Madison, WI linkage group LG2, Vvil1.0, whole genome shotgun sequence genome and encodes:
- the LOC131647387 gene encoding uncharacterized protein LOC131647387 isoform X1: METGSSSSPQQSQSEANANGQKPNRNNKNGVRVVGNRIYDSENGQTCHQCRQKTRDFCAVCKNPRNGNPCTLRICHKCLLNRYGEKAEEVALLNDWMCPKCRGICNCSLCRKQHGQDPTGMLVHKAKKSGFNSVSDMLSKKASEGLELNSAAVLPEKEATLKKELVLGLSGEHGKENTLGGNDALKVGHKKSKKVKRENLKEISNGSSVNDVCQNKKSKKPKLCNGVSDGEVKRSADNKLETKVEEAHEKLKEEIPLPIGTEITKILDIDLAPEDVGNALQFLEFCRVFGKALDIKKGEAEAVLRALIRKQNLRRGQNTLVVDFQIKLLTFIVSDSEMESSSLTASGGKNSWLKVLVELITESDLVLKEIPLDWLSKGISGYYDLDLSKKLILLNFICDEALGTTKLRSHIDDENERFAEEKKAAKSKVAEAKGKEKSLKQKLQDEIAKAAVSNGANLSVSEHDALLATIKSEAAKAHDELIEAKGTVPKGNQCCDAVRIEHQYRDNSGKSFWKLKSCEDEYVFLLQDSKIEGEDDVKVDEKWSAYGAEQKDEVNKYISSRRDW
- the LOC131647387 gene encoding uncharacterized protein LOC131647387 isoform X2, encoding METGSSSSPQQSQSEANANGQKPNRNNKNGVRVVGNRIYDSENGQTCHQCRQKTRDFCAVCKNPRNGNPCTLRICHKCLLNRYGEKAEEVALLNDWMCPKCRGICNCSLCRKQHGQDPTGMLVHKAKKSGFNSVSDMLSKKASEGLELNSAAVLPEKEATLKKNKKSKKPKLCNGVSDGEVKRSADNKLETKVEEAHEKLKEEIPLPIGTEITKILDIDLAPEDVGNALQFLEFCRVFGKALDIKKGEAEAVLRALIRKQNLRRGQNTLVVDFQIKLLTFIVSDSEMESSSLTASGGKNSWLKVLVELITESDLVLKEIPLDWLSKGISGYYDLDLSKKLILLNFICDEALGTTKLRSHIDDENERFAEEKKAAKSKVAEAKGKEKSLKQKLQDEIAKAAVSNGANLSVSEHDALLATIKSEAAKAHDELIEAKGTVPKGNQCCDAVRIEHQYRDNSGKSFWKLKSCEDEYVFLLQDSKIEGEDDVKVDEKWSAYGAEQKDEVNKYISSRRDW